A stretch of the Lineus longissimus chromosome 12, tnLinLong1.2, whole genome shotgun sequence genome encodes the following:
- the LOC135496834 gene encoding uncharacterized protein LOC135496834, whose product MAVERSTYFITSAVLLAFSVAYVFSYWINSKRNRYLTSDFSLVLYMTLLLFICVICMLRYLIPRQTSSWEIQQEARQSTHAHRKNRAVISCIAKCGLVIFLIGAIMFDCVSTIGLVSCMDVFLADNCYQKERMVTVINKIAKMLFMGIQATFLISESEMYVKYGRSNTSRNVYIVNSIMNFTFVIFNALQEVKSANKGVHGVYCVSPSLPANASTAEKASFQHQYDCINDRTHMDKAAIKVGPYLHPFHSEFCTMATTLNLILWKLFSNDKLKNDATSTKECRRRRRIRSQRIHPHVSIMSASNLSEAPPDGNDMTSLERRRLLENEETAFENEIEENESDFDISLTTDRTFERIASFGRDNEADSPDIAVSTTSRHDQVGESEGYGSMDGNHTSPRGPASDSQEAGCSFPCCRDQCRGCLDPRPRQIYGPDNGCGFIAFASLALLCVETVMSLLLQSRDTRRKLFTPLYVISTAKMSLMLITSVFLAEISRRKLQTGPKVKQTLSVGSIVLIISAFIIFLYRVLEGVAALDLLILAPNSTKMDARFIADHEFTLEVQNILDFFNALLYIAQAAIQTNLVLRIHWIMKRNWPDDVIASSTAMQFTTFLMAANFSQWLLGTVVEMKYPKVNFSQVLYYDDATWKVVVYVLYPFVIYYRFHCTMSLAKLMLWRREVKNAGQLGTRREDFLATFAYY is encoded by the exons ATGGCGGTGGAACGTTCCACCTACTTCATCACTTCCGCCGTGCTGCTGGCCTTCTCAGTCGCGTACGTCTTCTCCTACTGGATCAATTCAAAGCGAAATCGGTACCTGACGTCAGACTTCAGCCTAGTTCTGTACATGACACTTCTTCTTTTCATTTGTGTCATTTGCATGCTCCGTTATCTCATCCCACGCCAGACCAGTAGCTGGGAAATACAACAGGAAGCAAGACAATCTACGCATGCGCATCGAAAAAACCGAGCTGTCATTTCCTGTATTGCGAAATGCGGGTTGGTAATTTTTCTCATAGGTGCCATTATGTTTGACTGTGTTTCCACAATTGGGCTTGTGAGTTGCATGGACGTGTTCCTAGCTGATAACTGTTACCAAAAGGAAAGAATGGTGACTGTAATCAATAAGATAGCAAAAATGCTCTTCATGGGCATCCAGGCCACGTTCCTAATATCTGAGAGCGAGATGTATGTCAAATATGGCCGATCGAACACCAGCCGGAACGTCTATATTGTGAACTCAATTATGAATTTCACGTTCGTGATTTTCAACGCCTTGCAAGAAGTAAAATCGGCCAATAAAGGTGTACATGGCGTGTACTGTGTGAGTCCGTCGTTACCCGCGAATGCCTCGACGGCGGAGAAAGCCAGCTTCCAACACCAGTACGACTGCATCAACGACCGAACCCACATGGACAAAGCGGCAATAAAAGTCGGGCCATATCTCCACCCGTTTCATTCTGAATTCTGCACAATGGCGACCACCCTCAATCTCATTCTTTGGAAACTGTTCTCAAATGATAAGTTGAAGAATGACGCAACATCTACAAAGGAATGTCGCAGAAGACGCCGAATAAGATCGCAACGAATTCATCCACATGTCTCTATCATGTCCGCATCGAATTTATCGGAGGCTCCCCCTGACGGGAATGATATGACGTCATTAGAGAGGAGGCGTCTGTTAGAAAATGAAGAGACTgcgtttgaaaatgaaattgaagaaaatgagtcggattttgatatcagtctaACGACTGATAGAACTTTCGAAAGAATCGCATCATTCGGTCGGGACAACGAAGCGGATTCTCCAGATATTGCGGTATCAACGACCTCGAGACACGATCAAGTGGGCGAATCCGAAGGCTACGGGTCAATGGACGGGAATCACACGAGTCCGCGGGGGCCTGCCTCCGATAGCCAGGAAGCCGGGTGTTCATTCCCGTGTTGCCGCGATCAGTGTCGGGGATGCCTTGATCCAAGACCGCGGCAAATTTACGGCCCGGACAACGGATGTGGTTTCATTGCATTCGCCAGTCTCGCCCTTCTCTGCGTGGAGACCGTCATGTCTCTGTTGCTACAGTCAAGAGACACGCGGAGGAAGTTGTTTACACCCCTCTACGTCATTAGCACCGCCAAAATGTCTCTCATGCTAATCACGTCCGTCTTCCTAGCAGAGATTAGCCGCAGGAAGCTTCAGACGGGTCCAAAAGTTAAGCAGACTCTGTCGGTCGGATCAATCGTTCTCATCATATCGGCTTTCATAATATTCTTATATCGAGTTCTTGAAGGGGTCGCTGCGCTCGACCTTTTGATACTGGCACCGAATTCAACTAAAATGGACGCACGTTTCATTGCCGATCATGAGTTCACCCTCGAGGTTCAAAATATCCTCGATTTCTTCAATGCATTGCTCTACATTGCGCAAGCCGCCATTCAGACAAACCTCGTTTTGAGAATCCACTGGATTATGAAACGGAACtggcccgatgacgtcattgcctcTTCGACCGCAATGCAGTTTACCACATTCCTGATGGCCGCGAACTTCTCCCAGTGGCTCCTCGGGACTGTGGTGGAGATGAAGTACCCCAAG GTCAACTTCTCGCAAGTGCTGTACTATGACGATGCGACCTGGAAGGTAGTAGTCTACGTGTTGTATCCGTTCGTCATTTACTATCGATTCCACTGCACCATGTCATTGGCAAAGCTCATGCTGTGGAGACGGGAAGTCAAGAACGCTGGGCAGCTGGGCACGCGGAGAGAGGACTTCCTCGCAACATTTGCTTATTATTAA
- the LOC135496835 gene encoding uncharacterized protein LOC135496835, which yields MIALKVLVVMALGFALSHAQDNLTNYGKWCGKARTGIWPWVKPGYCKCDDPKETCRKKYPPRDDLDSACLDHDYCAQCDNTHNFFRFCHCEKGLVENTTAAKCVTDQCRGFRDRLLAMFHEIPCYCKPRGKICKTWWFVGDNDYCLVKNYRQCK from the exons ATGATTGCACTCAAGGTTCTCGTTGTGATGGCTTTag GCTTTGCTCTTTCTCACGCACAAGATAATCTGACGAATTACGGAAAATGGTGCGGGAAGGCAAGAACTGGTATCTGGCCCTGGGTGAAACCAGGGTACTGTAAATGTGATGACCCGAAGGAAACATGCAG aAAGAAGTACCCCCCAAGGGACGACCTGGACTCGGCTTGCTTAGATCACGATTACTGCGCACAATGCGATAACAC ACACAACTTCTTCCGATTCTGTCACTGCGAGAAGGGGCTGGTTGAAAATACTACGGCGGCGAAGTGCGTGACCGACCAATGTAGGGGGTTCCGGGACCGACTCCTTGCAATGTTCCATGAGATACCGTGTTACTGCAAGCCACGGGGCAAGATCTGCAAGACGTGGTGGTTTGTCGGAGATAACGATTATTGCTTGGTGAAAAACTATAGGCAGTGCAAATAG